AGAAAAACCCCAAGCGATATTTCGCTCGGGGTTTTATCGAATTACTAATAACCAATTACTACATCGGCGGCATCATATCTTCCGGCTTTATGTCTTTGATATGCGTTCCGAAGCACCACAAATATCCTTCGGTATCGGAAAGCAAACAAATTCTATCGCCCCAAAATTGGTCTTGACATTCTTGCAAACATTGCGCTCCTGCTTTCTTCGCTTTCGCGCAAAATGCATCAACATCTTTTACATACACATACATTGACGCGGGAGAACCTTTGTAATACGCCGGAGCAAAACCATTCTGCATCGGATTTTCCGGTCCCATCATCACGGTTGAGCCGTTGTATTCAACTTCTGCGTGCATCGCTGTCCCATCTGGTCCTTTCATCATCCCACGTCTAGTAAAGCCAAAC
The genomic region above belongs to Ignavibacteria bacterium and contains:
- a CDS encoding VOC family protein, with product MAKAKKKTVKKVTSKKVASKKKVAAKKSSVPKQPKWWGKGYQSISVFLNMKDVEKAYNFYQKAFGFTRRGMMKGPDGTAMHAEVEYNGSTVMMGPENPMQNGFAPAYYKGSPASMYVYVKDVDAFCAKAKKAGAQCLQECQDQFWGDRICLLSDTEGYLWCFGTHIKDIKPEDMMPPM